The window CGATCAGGTCGTCGAGGTCACGCAGGGCCCGTTCACGGACTTCAGCGGTACGGTCCAGGAGGTCTACCCCGATAAGGGGAAGGTCAAGGTCGAAGTTTCCCTCTTCGGCCGGCCCACTTCCGTCGAACTCGACTACACAGATTTGAAGGGCTACTGAGGACTAAACGATGGCGAAGAAGGTCATTGGATTCATCAAACTCCACGTTCCGGGTGGTCAGGCTAACCCGGCGCCGCCAGTGGGTCCCGCGTTGGGGCAGCACGGCGTCAACATCATGGAGTTCTGCAAGCAGTTCAACGCAAAGACCGGCGACAAGCAGGGGATTACCATTCCCTGCGAGATCACCGTCTATGCGGATCGTTCCTTCACGTTTATTACTAAGACGCCACCCGCGCCTGTGCTGATCAAGCGCGCGATCGGGTTGGCCAAGGGCTCGGGTGAGCCCAATCGCGAGAAGGTGGGCAAGATCACACGCGCCCAGATGGAAGAAATCGCCCAGACGAAGATGGAAGACCTTAATGCCAACGACATGGACGCTGCCGTGCAGATGATTGCCGGGACCGCACGGTCGATGGGTATTGAGGTCGAGGGGTAGAACGCCCCGCCCACACCACCGAGTGAGAGCCGTCACTCGGTGGGAGGGTTCACAAACGGCTCGATAGAGATGACTAAAACAGGCAAACGATCCGCCTCCGCACGTACCAACGTGCCCAAAGGCGTCAAGTTCGCTCCGGGCGAGGCTGTGAAGCTCGTGAAGGAGCTGGCGTTCGCGAAATTCGACGAGACAGTCGAAATCGCGACGCGCCTCGGGGTCGACCCCCGAAAGGCGGACCAGCTGGTCCGTGGTACCGTGGTTCTTCCGCACGGAACCGGCAGGTCCGTTCGCGTCCTGGTCATTGCCCAGGGTGAGAAAGAGGCTGAGGCCACAGCAGCCGGTGCCGACTTTGTCGGTGTCGAGTTCGTCGAGAAGATCCAGGGCGGTTGGCTGGACTTCGACGTCTGCGTGGTCACGCCGGATCTGATGGGTAAGGTCGGTCCGCTCGGACGCGTGCTTGGTCCGCGAGGGCTTATGCCCACGCCAAAGGCCGGAACCGTGACGTTCGACATCGGTCGCGCGGTCGAAGAGATCAAGGCGGGTAAGATCGAGTTCAAGGTCGACAAGACCGGCAACGTGCACGCCCCGATCGGGAAGGTCTCGTTCTCCGAAGAGCAGTTGAAAGAGAACCTAGGGGCCTTCATGGACCAGATCGTCAGCGCGAGGCCGTCCGCCGCGAAGGGTACGTACCTTCGGAGCGTCACGGTGTCCAGCACGATGGGCCCGGGCGTCGCGATCGATACGAACCTCTATCGTAGGGGGGCCTGATGGATCGCTCACAGAAAGAGGGGTTCGTCAGCGAGATCGTCGACCGGATCAACCGTGCGCCGACCGTATATTTGACGGACTTTTCGGGACTTAACGTGACGTCCATGACGGAACTCCGCCGGAGCCTCAGGACGGCCGGTGCCGAGTACGTCGTTGTGAAGAACCGTCTGGCAAAGCGTGCCTTTGCGGAAACGGATCTGCCGGACATCACGGAGAGCTTAGAAGGGCCGACCGGGATGGTCTTCAGTTACGAGGACGCGGTCGGTGCCGCCAAGGCCCTGAGCGACTTCGCGAAGGCAAACGACGAGAAGCCCTCGTTCAAGCTCGGCATCATGGACAACAAGGTGCTGCAGCCGGAGCAGGTAGAGGCAATTGCCAAGCTTCCCTCCAGGGAAGTTCTACTTTCGGAGCTGGTCGGCGCCCTCGAGGCCCCGATGTCCATGCTGGCGACGGCGATGGAAGGCAAGCTTCAAGAGATGGCCGGCCTTATCGACGCTCTCAAGGCAGAGCGCGAACAGGCTGGATAAGCCCGCATCCCGGGCATGTAGTAGGGACGCGGGCGCGTCCCTGGTAACCAACAGGGTCAACCCAATCTCCGGCAAAAAGCCGGTTGAAACACCAGGAGTCAGGAAACATGGCGACGAATCACGAAGAGCTGCTCGATACCATTGGAAGCATGACCGTTCTCGAGCTCTCGGAGTTCGTTGACGCTTTCAAGGACAAGTTCAACGTCACAGCAATGGCTGCCCCGGTGGCTGTTGCAGCGGGTGGTGGCGATGCTGCCGCTGTTGAAGAGAAGGACGAGTTCGATGTCGTTCTTGAGGGCGTTGGCGACAAGAAGATCCAGGTCATCAAGGTCGTTCGCGAGCTGACGGGTCTTGGTCTGAAAGAGGCCAAGGAAGTCGTTGACAGTGCCCCGAGCACGGTCAAGGAAGCTGTGACGAAGGTTGAGGCTGAGGAAATGAAGGCAAAGCTCGAGGGTGTTGGCGCAGCGGTCGCGCTTAAGTAGAGCTGCTGGGTCCGCAAGCTGTCCGTAGGACGGCGAACGCGAACCTGGTGAGCGCCCACGTAGTGGGTGCTGACCGTCGCGAGACAATCTGGACTTGTGTGGGTCCCCGCTGCGGGCGCCCCCTTTCGGGGGTGTGCCTGCAGGTCGGGGATTCACGCGCTTGTCCCATGAATTACCGGAACGCTGCCCGCTCTTAGCGGGTCGTCAAGGGGGACGTACGTTGGAACTGCGCAAAGACAACCGGCCGATTCTGAACTTCGCAAAGCTCAGACGGCCCATGCCGATGCCGAACTTGCTGGATGTTCAGCTCCGCTCGTTCGAGAAGCTCGTCAATGACAGTGTTAACCCGGAAGAGCAGTGGGATTTCGGGCTTGATCGAGTCTTCGAGGAAATTTTCCCGATTTCGGACGTGAATGACTACTTCACGCTCGAATACGTGAGCGCCGCGCTAGGCGAGCCGAAGTACTCCGTGGAGGAGTGCATCGAGCGAGACATGACGTATGCTGCGCCGCTCAAGGCAACGCTGCGTCTCATTGTCTGGGATGTTCCCGAGGAGGAGCGTGAGCAGAGGGGCAAGAAGCGGAAGAAGAAGAAGACTCCCCCGCCCGAGGACAGGAAGGCCGCAGACATCATCGAAAAAGAAGTGTATCTCGGTGATCTGCCGCTCCTGACACAACTCGGCACGTTCGTCATCAACGGCGCCGAACGCGTCGTGGTGAGCCAGCTGCACCGTTCCCCAGGTGTGGTGTTCGAAGAGAACATCCATCCGAATGGGACGAAGCTGTTCAGCTCGCGCATTATCCCGTTCCGTGGCTCGTGGGTCGAGTTCACGCTCGACATCAACGACATCTGCTACGTCCACATCGACAAGAAGAAGAAGTTCCCGGCGACCGCGCTGCTCAGAGCTCTGGGTTACGGCACGAACGCTGAGGTCTTCCAGCTCTTCTACGATGTGACTGAGCTGAAGCTCACCGGTAAGAAGGCGGTCGCGCTTGAGGATCTTGAAGGCAAGTCGATCGCAGAGGAATTCGTTGATCCGGAGACCGGTGAGATCATCATTGAGAACGGTTGGGAGATCGACGAGGACGTCATCGAGATCCTCCAGCGTTTAGGTCCCAAGAAACTCAAGATCTACACGACGGATCGGGTGACGCCACGCGGCGACAGCCCGATGATCAAGAACACGATCAAGAAGGACCCGACGGACAGCGAAGAAGAAGCGCTCTATGCGATCTACTCATTGCTGCGTCCGGGCGAGGCACCCAACGTCGAGACGGCCCGCGAAGCGTTAGAGCGGGTCTTCTTCAGCCCGAAGCGTTACGACCTTGGTCGTGTCGGCCGGTACAAGATCAATAGCCGGCTTGGCATGACCTCGCCGCGGAACCAGACGGTCCTGACGAAAGAAGATTTTGTCTCGATCATCCTGCACCTCATTGAGCTCAACGAGGGTCGTGGCTACACGGACGACATCGATCACCTCGGGAACCGGCGTGTGCGCACGGTGGGTGAGCTCATCGCCAACCAGTTCAGCGTTGGCCTCAGCCGCATGGCGCGGTTGGTGAAGGAGCGGATGTCCATCAACACCGATCCTGAGAAGATCAACATTGACGACCTGGTAAACGCCCGGACGGTGTCCGCGGTCATCCAGGCGTTCTTTGGATCGTCTCAGCTCAGTCAGTTCATGGATCAGACGAATCCGCTCGCGGAGATGACGCACAAGCGTCGTTTGTCTGCGCTCGGGCCGGGTGGTCTTACGCGTGAGCGGGCGGGCTTCGAAGTCCGCGATGTTCACTATTCTCACTATGGCCGCATGTGCCCCATCGAGACCCCCGAGGGTCCGAACATCGGCCTTATTACGTCGCTCACGACGTATTCGCGGATCAACGATCTCGGCTTTGTCGAGACGCCGTACCGCCAGGTGAAGAACGGCAAGGTTACGACCCAGATCGAATGGCTGTCGGCTAACGAGGAAGGGGAGAAGAGCATCGCCCAGGCGAACGCGCCGCTCGACGGCAAGGGCAATTTTGAGAACGAATACGTGCTTTGTCGTGCACGCGGTGACTTCCCGCTCCTAAAGCCCGAAGACATCGACTACATGGACGTGGCGCCGGACCAGTTGGTCTCGGTCGCTGCGGCTCTGATCCCGTTCCTAGAGCACGATGATGCCAACCGCGCGCTCATGGGCTCGAACATGCAGCGCCAAGCGGTGCCACTCCTCTACACGGACGCACCGCTCGTGGGTACCGGCCTCGAAGCCAAGGTAGCTTCGGACTCCGGTTCCGTGATTACGGCGCTCCGCGAGGGGAAGGTGGTACACGTTACGGCAGATGAAGTCGTCATCGATACCGGCAGTATTACGCCGGGAAGTGCGGACCAGCCGCTGGCAAAGCTTGCCCAGTTCGACCGGTATCGGTTGAAGAAGTACTGGCGAACGAATCAGGACACGTCAATCAATCAGCGACCGCTGGTTCAGATCGGCGAGGCTGTGAAGCCGGGTGACATCATCGCGGACGGTCCGGCTACGGACGCAGGTGAGCTTGCACTCGGAAAGAACATTGTCGTCGCGTTCATGCCGTGGTACGGCTCCAACTTCGAGGATGCCATCGTCCTCAGTGAGAAGTTGGTAAAGGACGACGTCTTCACCTCGATCCACATCCAGGAACTCGAGCTGCACGTGCGGGACACGAAGCGGGGGATGGAAGAAATCACCCGTGAGATTCCGAACGTTGCTGAAGAGAGCCTGGTCGACCTCGACGAGCGCGGCATTGTGCGCGTGGGTGCGAGAGTCAAGGCCGGCGAGATCCTGACGGGTAAGATCACGCCGAAGGGTGAAACCGAACTCTCTCCGGAAGAGAAGCTCCTCACCGCGATCTTTGGTGAGAAGGCGAAAGACGTGAAGGATTCGTCCCTGCGTGTGCCCCCGGGCATGACCGGGACGATCATCGACGTCAAAATCTTCTCCCGCCGGATCGACGATCCGCTTCTCGAGAAGGAGCATGGCGCGAAGATCGGTGATTTCCGCACCGCGGAGCGCGAAGAGATCCAGCGGATCACCGACGCGCGCGACGAAGAATTACGCAACGTCCTGCAGCGTCAGTCCGTGAGCTTGATGCTCAAGAAGGGCACGGTCGAGACGATCATGAATGAGGGCGACAAGCTGAGCAAGGATGTCATCGACGAGCTCAACTTCCGCAAGATCGACCTCTCGACGTTCAAGGTCCAGAACAAGGACGCCAGCGAGCGCGTTCGTCGTGTGGTGGATGAAGCTCAGGCCCGCATCCAAAGCGTGAAGGACAAGACCGAGGCCCAGATCGATAAGGTCTTCCAGCCGGACGAACTGCCCCCGGGCGTCGTTCAGCTGGTCAAGGTCTACGTCGCCGAGAAGCGTAAGATTTCCGTCGGTGACAAGATGGCCGGACGCCACGGGAATAAGGGCATCGTTGCCCGAATCGTCCCGGAAGAAGAAATGCCATTCCTTCCGGACGGAACGCCTGTCGAGATCGTGCTGAATCCTCTAGGTGTGCCGTCGCGAATGAACGTCGGTCAGGTCTTGGAGACCCACCTCGGGTGGGCTGGTAAGGTCCTTGGCTTCGAAGCAAAGACGCCGGTCTTCCAGGGCGCGACAGAGAACGAAGTTGGTGCGCTTCTGAAGCTTGCCGGAATGAAGTGGGTCGAGGGTGCACTCAAGCTGAAAGTGAAAGCCCCAGCTGGGAACGCCGACATCGACAACCTCGTCAGTGCGGCGAACGAGCTCCCTGTGATCATGGCCGGGAGTGACGAAGCTCGAGGTGACGGTGCTGGGCCTGGTCTGTACTCACACGGTATCGGTCAGTCGCTCGATGCGTATCTGTCGCTGCAGCTCAACAAGCGGCAGCAGAAGTTCTTGGATGACCTCATCGGATTCCTGGTTGCCGCTGCGGAAGAACTGTCCGATCGCGAAGGCCAGACGATGACGGAGCTCTTCCCGGCGATTCAGAAGTTGAAGGGACGCTCCACGGTGAAGTCCGGACTGGACGACGCCGTTGTGGAACTCATGGAGCACGCAGAGATCCTCCCGAACGGGAAGGTCTGGCTGCGAGATGGTCGGAGCGGACGCCGTTTCGACTTCCCGGTCACGGTAGGCGCGGTGTATATGCTCAAACTGAGCCACTTGGTGGATGACAAGATCCACGCCCGTTCCATCGGACCGTACTCGCTCGTAACGCAGCAGCCGCTGGCCGGTAAGGCGCAGTTTGGTGGTCAGCGCTTTGGTGAGATGGAGGTGTGGGCACTGGAAGCATACGGTGCGGCGCACACGCTCCAGGAAATTCTCACCGTGAAGTCGGACGACGTGCAGGGTCGCTCGAAGGTCTATGAGGCCATCGTGAAGGGCGACAATCTGCCGAAGCCGGGAATTCCGGAGTCGTTCAACGTCCTCGTGAAAGAACTCCAGGCTCTCGGCCTGAGCGTAACGCTCGGGGAGGAAGAGTAATGATCGATTTCCCTAGAACTCGGGATCAGGGTTCGTCTGACTTCGAATTCATCCAGGTGAAGCTTGCTTCTCCGGAAGAAATTCGCGGATGGTCGTTCGGTGAAGTCATTAAGCCAGAGACGATCAATTACCGGTCGTTCAAGCCTGAGCGTGACGGACTCTTCTGCGAGCGGATCTTCGGACCGGTCAAGGATTGGGAGTGCCATTGCGGGAAGTTCAAGCGGATCCGTTTCCGCGGCCACGTGTGTGACCGTTGCGGTGTAGAGGTCACGCTGTCAAAGGTCCGACGTGAGCGGATGGGCCACATTGAGCTCGCCGTTCCGGTAGCGCACATCTGGTTCTTTAAGACGCTTCCGAGTCAGCTCGGTTACTTGCTCGGCATGACGTTGCGTGACCTCGAGAAGGTCATCTATTACGCGGCCTATGTTGTCACGAACCCGGGCAAGCAGGAGGTCGAATACCTCGACCTTCTCGACGAAGACGAGTACTACGACCTGCGCGTAAAAGCGCGGGACGAGGGCGACGAGACGTTTAAGGCCGAGATCGGCGCTGAGGGTTCGCGCACTCTCCTCAAGATGCTCGATTCGCCAGAGCGGAGAATCAAGGATCGGAACTCTGATGGTCGCGGACTCGACCGTCTCGCGGTATGGCTTCGTCACGAGATTGCGACGGAGACGTCCCAGCACAGAAAGAAGAAGAAGCTCAAGCGGCTCAAGGTCGTGGACGCGCTGCGGAATTCCGGTGAGACGCCGGACACGCGGAACCGTCCGGAGTGGATGATCCTGGATGTAATCCCGGTCATTCCGCCCGATCTGCGCCCTCTCGTGCCGCTGGACGGTGGCCGTTTCGCGACGTCCGATCTAAACGATCTGTATCGCCGTGTGATCAACCGGAACAACCGCCTCAAGAAGCTGATCGATATGCGTGCTCCGGAGGTCATTCTCCGGAACGAGAAGCGCATGCTGCAAGAAGCAGTGGACGCCCTCTTCGACAACGGGCGTCGTTCCAAGGCGATCCGAGGCCGGGGCAAGCGCCCACTCAAGTCGCTCAGCGACATGCTCAAGGGTAAGCAGGGCCGCTTCCGCCAGAACCTTCTCGGAAAGCGTGTCGACTACTCCGGCCGTTCGGTCATCGTCGTCGGCCCTGAGCTCAAATTACACCAGTGTGGTCTGCCGAAGGCGATGGCGGTTG is drawn from Longimicrobiales bacterium and contains these coding sequences:
- the rplJ gene encoding 50S ribosomal protein L10; amino-acid sequence: MDRSQKEGFVSEIVDRINRAPTVYLTDFSGLNVTSMTELRRSLRTAGAEYVVVKNRLAKRAFAETDLPDITESLEGPTGMVFSYEDAVGAAKALSDFAKANDEKPSFKLGIMDNKVLQPEQVEAIAKLPSREVLLSELVGALEAPMSMLATAMEGKLQEMAGLIDALKAEREQAG
- the rplL gene encoding 50S ribosomal protein L7/L12, with product MATNHEELLDTIGSMTVLELSEFVDAFKDKFNVTAMAAPVAVAAGGGDAAAVEEKDEFDVVLEGVGDKKIQVIKVVRELTGLGLKEAKEVVDSAPSTVKEAVTKVEAEEMKAKLEGVGAAVALK
- the rplK gene encoding 50S ribosomal protein L11, whose protein sequence is MAKKVIGFIKLHVPGGQANPAPPVGPALGQHGVNIMEFCKQFNAKTGDKQGITIPCEITVYADRSFTFITKTPPAPVLIKRAIGLAKGSGEPNREKVGKITRAQMEEIAQTKMEDLNANDMDAAVQMIAGTARSMGIEVEG
- the rplA gene encoding 50S ribosomal protein L1, which produces MTKTGKRSASARTNVPKGVKFAPGEAVKLVKELAFAKFDETVEIATRLGVDPRKADQLVRGTVVLPHGTGRSVRVLVIAQGEKEAEATAAGADFVGVEFVEKIQGGWLDFDVCVVTPDLMGKVGPLGRVLGPRGLMPTPKAGTVTFDIGRAVEEIKAGKIEFKVDKTGNVHAPIGKVSFSEEQLKENLGAFMDQIVSARPSAAKGTYLRSVTVSSTMGPGVAIDTNLYRRGA